CCGGGTCAGCTCCTGTGCGGTGGCGACGTCGTCGTCGGCCGCGGGCCGGGTGGGCAGGGCGGCGAGCACCTCGTCGCCGGCCGGCGAGCCGGCCCGGATCAGCAACCGGTGGCCGCCGTCGAGCACCTCGGTCAGGGCCAGGTCATAGCCGGCGGTGGCGGACGGTCCGGTGCCCGTCGACGTACAGAAGCAGGTCGCGCCGGGCTCGGTGCACTCGGCCACGACCACGAAGACGCCGTCACGGCGAGCGGTGTAGATCGGGTCGGGGTATCGGCCCTCGGCGAGGACCCGGTCGAGCACGGCCATCGCGGCCACGTCGCACGGGTGCACGCCCACGAACGCGTACCGTTTGCCGGGCGGCGCCGCGGGGGCGACAGCGCCGGTCGCCCGGTCGCCTGACCAGAGCTGGGCCCTCGGTGGGTGCAGGAAATCCTTCATCGACTGCGGTCCGGCACTGTGCGCGAAGACCGCGCGGTCGCTCCGGCGGCGCAGCCGGTAGCGGCCGGCTTCGGTGTCGGCGCTCCAGCCGTACGGCAACTGGTCCGCCGAGTCGAGCTCGGCGAGCTGCACAGCGCCGTCCCGCACCGTCGGGCCGACGATCGTGTAGCCCCGATCGCGCAGCGCCCCGAACAGAGCGGCCAGCTCCGCCGGTTCCAGAATCCCCGATCGCATGGCACCTCCCGGGCCTGTCGCCTTCACCCTGCGCCGCTCGGACCCGGGGTGGACAGGGCCGGAAGTCCCGGACCGATCCGGACCGGCTCGGTGGCGCTGACCGGATCCAGGTATCGCCCGGCCGCCCCGGTGCCGGTCTGTCCGCCCCGGTCGAGGTGGTAGAGCATCGGGACCCCGGTCGGGATGTCGAGCCGTTCGACGGCAGCCGGCGAGAGTCCCTCGAGGTGCATGACGAACGCGCGCAGGCTGTTGCCGTGCCCGACGACCAGCGGCGTCTCGCCGGCCACCAGCAGCGGCCGCAGCACGTCCGACCAGTAGGGCAGCAGGCGGGCCCGGACGTCGGCGAGGCTCTCGGTACGCGGAAGTGCCTCCGGTGGCAGGCCGGCGTATCGGGGATCGGCATACATCGCCGCGGCGGCGGACTCGCTCATCGCGGGTGGGGCGATCGCGTACGACCGTCGCCACGCCCGGAACGTGGCGGCGTCCACCTCGGCGGCGACGGCCCGCTTGTCCCGGCCGGTGAGCGCACCGTAGTGGCGTTCGTTGAGCCGCCACGACCGGTGTACCGGTAGCCGGCCGAAGCCCAGTACGGCCACGACGATCGCCGCGGTGTCGATCGACCGGCGCAGCAGCGACGTGTGGACACTGGTCGGCCGCCTGCCGAGCCGGTCCAGGGTGGCGCCGGCCTGGCGTGCCTGGGTGGCGCCGAGTGCGCTCAGCGGCGGGTCGGACCAGCCGGTGAAGATGTCGGCGGCGTTGCTCACGCTCTGCCCGTGCCGTAACAGCAGCAAGGCCCCGCCCGACGCGGTCATCGGGCGGCGCGCCGCTGGACGACCCGCATCACCAGGCCGGGCAGGGCGGCGATCCCGGCGCAGGCCAGCAGTTCCACCCCGGTCAGCGGCTCGGTGGTGAGCAGCGTGCGCAGCGGCCCGGTGAGCACCGCGGCCAGCTGGAGCCCTCCGGAGAGTGCCACGGCGAGCGGCAGCCACCGGTTCGGGCGGTCGCCGGCCGCCGGGCGGGCCCGGACCGCGAGCGC
This window of the Actinoplanes oblitus genome carries:
- a CDS encoding 4Fe-4S dicluster domain-containing protein encodes the protein MRSGILEPAELAALFGALRDRGYTIVGPTVRDGAVQLAELDSADQLPYGWSADTEAGRYRLRRRSDRAVFAHSAGPQSMKDFLHPPRAQLWSGDRATGAVAPAAPPGKRYAFVGVHPCDVAAMAVLDRVLAEGRYPDPIYTARRDGVFVVVAECTEPGATCFCTSTGTGPSATAGYDLALTEVLDGGHRLLIRAGSPAGDEVLAALPTRPAADDDVATAQELTRQAAGRMSRHLPDEPMPGLIAASRESPHWDDVASRCLTCGNCTLVCPTCFCTTAEDVTDLTGEHVERWRHWDSCFSLDFSYLHGGSVRTSGQSRYRQWISHKLGTWPEQFGVSGCVGCGRCIAWCPAGIDITREAAALADGDRT
- a CDS encoding 2,3-bisphosphoglycerate-dependent phosphoglycerate mutase, which encodes MTASGGALLLLRHGQSVSNAADIFTGWSDPPLSALGATQARQAGATLDRLGRRPTSVHTSLLRRSIDTAAIVVAVLGFGRLPVHRSWRLNERHYGALTGRDKRAVAAEVDAATFRAWRRSYAIAPPAMSESAAAAMYADPRYAGLPPEALPRTESLADVRARLLPYWSDVLRPLLVAGETPLVVGHGNSLRAFVMHLEGLSPAAVERLDIPTGVPMLYHLDRGGQTGTGAAGRYLDPVSATEPVRIGPGLPALSTPGPSGAG